The following are encoded in a window of bacterium SCSIO 12643 genomic DNA:
- a CDS encoding DUF839 domain-containing protein: protein MNKIFTFLMATAIGGSALAQNPFPPLQKNFYDSTTYGSDLTEVMVPASPMKYDVLFVGGTDMVHNSSGQSAPAKEWQDFTGYVPIDGRSDSGYVIVNHERVQSDPVNGDGGGMTVFIAHKDATGHWNVVDQGAGVKFKNVDFSNVGGTGANCGGIQSSWGAVFTAEEWGSAFNGYWLKDQNGIDSFYVTGNARIASQGFSDTTDWNVASFNGAALNQNIKRNQNFQYIVEVDPATAQAVRKNYNMGRYDHEGGWIAGDNKTVYLSDDASSGSVLFKFVADQPKDFSKGNLYAYKQSTDGTSGSWLTMPMSLDSMVVARDVALHMGATIFMRLEWVEGQGDMVYITETGRGKTFNVSGAISKGGVLAKHLRDLDTDNDGKAEDIFGRVLRLDAQSNKIEIMLEGGGTLDGNNLPTGNHLTSPDGLALGNINGKTYLVINEDLNPNSSPASPAQFSKKLNEIYFLDVTGDVAGKTYQVSELIRFVAGPKGCETTGGRFTPDGLTYFFNVQHPDPANTYPFNHSVTVAVTGFEDYLTSVQNTDSKGLGLNIWPNPVARELHLNKVTDVRLIEIATGKVVRVQRNTNRMDVSGLPTGNYVIQTIEGEIQKVIIQ from the coding sequence ATGAACAAAATTTTTACATTTTTAATGGCAACTGCGATTGGAGGCTCTGCACTTGCTCAAAATCCGTTTCCTCCTCTTCAAAAAAACTTTTACGATTCTACAACTTACGGTTCTGATTTAACGGAGGTGATGGTTCCAGCATCTCCAATGAAATATGATGTGCTTTTTGTAGGAGGAACTGATATGGTTCATAACAGCTCAGGCCAATCTGCTCCGGCAAAAGAATGGCAAGATTTTACGGGTTATGTACCTATTGATGGTAGAAGTGATTCCGGATACGTTATCGTAAACCACGAAAGAGTTCAATCTGATCCGGTAAACGGTGACGGTGGAGGTATGACCGTTTTCATTGCACATAAAGATGCTACCGGACATTGGAATGTAGTAGATCAAGGTGCCGGTGTGAAATTCAAAAACGTTGATTTCTCAAATGTGGGTGGCACCGGTGCAAACTGCGGTGGTATACAAAGTTCATGGGGAGCTGTTTTCACTGCTGAAGAGTGGGGTTCTGCTTTCAACGGATACTGGTTAAAAGATCAAAACGGTATAGATAGCTTTTATGTGACAGGTAATGCTCGTATCGCAAGTCAGGGTTTCTCTGATACCACTGACTGGAACGTGGCAAGCTTTAACGGAGCTGCTTTGAACCAAAACATTAAAAGAAACCAAAACTTCCAATATATTGTTGAGGTAGATCCTGCAACTGCGCAAGCGGTTCGTAAAAACTACAACATGGGAAGATACGATCACGAAGGTGGATGGATTGCCGGTGACAACAAAACAGTTTACTTATCAGATGATGCTTCTTCTGGTTCTGTACTTTTCAAATTCGTTGCAGATCAGCCTAAAGATTTCTCTAAAGGAAATTTATACGCTTACAAACAATCTACTGATGGTACTTCTGGCTCCTGGTTGACCATGCCAATGAGCTTGGATTCAATGGTTGTGGCTCGTGATGTAGCTTTACATATGGGTGCAACAATCTTTATGAGATTAGAATGGGTAGAAGGTCAAGGTGATATGGTATACATCACTGAAACCGGAAGAGGTAAAACTTTCAACGTTTCCGGTGCGATCAGCAAAGGTGGTGTATTGGCTAAGCATTTAAGGGATTTAGATACGGATAACGATGGTAAAGCTGAAGATATTTTCGGTCGTGTTTTAAGATTAGATGCACAATCTAACAAAATCGAAATTATGCTAGAAGGTGGTGGTACTTTAGATGGAAATAACCTTCCAACCGGAAACCACTTAACTTCCCCTGATGGATTGGCATTAGGAAACATCAACGGAAAGACTTATTTGGTAATCAACGAAGATTTGAACCCAAATTCTTCTCCGGCTTCTCCGGCTCAATTCTCTAAAAAATTAAACGAGATTTATTTCTTAGATGTTACTGGTGACGTTGCAGGTAAAACTTACCAGGTTTCTGAATTAATTCGTTTCGTTGCAGGTCCTAAAGGATGTGAAACTACTGGTGGTAGATTTACTCCGGATGGATTGACTTACTTCTTTAATGTTCAACACCCAGATCCAGCAAACACATACCCTTTTAACCATTCCGTTACAGTTGCAGTGACTGGATTTGAAGACTACTTAACCTCTGTTCAAAATACAGATTCTAAGGGATTAGGATTAAATATCTGGCCAAACCCGGTGGCTAGAGAGTTACACCTTAACAAGGTAACTGATGTACGTTTAATTGAAATTGCAACCGGGAAAGTTGTTCGTGTTCAAAGAAATACGAATAGAATGGATGTATCCGGATTACCTACAGGTAACTACGTGATCCAAACTATCGAAGGAGAAATTCAGAAAGTAATCATCCAATAA